Proteins from one Agelaius phoeniceus isolate bAgePho1 chromosome 10, bAgePho1.hap1, whole genome shotgun sequence genomic window:
- the TSPEAR gene encoding thrombospondin-type laminin G domain and EAR repeat-containing protein isoform X3, with translation MSAPLLLWVVLLRWASGGGFIRAGRTWQHCTDLRPLDVLSEAVPAGGLARGMRVLQAQGLRGLQLSASRPRALAFPASRLFIHCDRFPEEFSIIVTLRALRRAAQRNEYIFTLMGEESPGVLVGLRYAPDKLHFLFWSQERAGGWQSRVTFPNVSLSDSRWHTLVLAVSGQSFSLTVDCSVPKDVCFETVPFCETSPLPVPRVVETPFPASLSVRRASFYLGNRRRRKGLFTGLLRQLVLLPGADATPRMCHGLNFKVATLSVPSVLQDVPAKAVSNEVLKYPYETDMKVTLGARPRCSKQEKAQFWFNASQRGLYLCNGSTWLSMLEVQPRLDYVEEHQKLVTNSETMGIEVFTIPRLGLFAATANRLTPPGSAIYRWTDGKFVHYQNIPTHQAQSCKYFTIGKKIFLAVANFEQNERGQEFSVIFKWSRRKAKFLAYQRISTHSARDWEAFVIQGEAFLAVVNHREGNNHNIDSVIYRWNPRTGLFETNQTIPTSGAYDWEFFTIGPYSFLAVANTFNGTSTRIYSHIYIWLRGSFQLFQSILTFGAADWEVFHIGDRVFLAVANSHSYDSGMPAPSNFYAINSSIYELNITAQMFVKFQDLLTYSALDWEFFSVGDDSFLVVANSFDGFTFSVNSIIYRWQGYEGFVAAHQLPTVGCRDWEAFHTAEGSFLLYSSAKEPLSKVLKLKTT, from the exons ATGTCGGcgccactgctgctctgggtggTTCTGCTGCGCTGGGCCAGCGGCGGGGGCTTCATCCGGGCGGGCAGGACCTGGCAGCACTGCACAG ACCTGCGCCCTCTGGACGTGCTGTCGGAGGCGGTGCCGGCCGGGGGGCTGGCCCGGGGCATGCGGGTCCTGCAGGCGCAGGGGCTGCGAGGATTGCAGCTCTCGGCATCGCGGCCCCGAGCGCTGGCCTTCCCCGCCTCGAGGCTCTTCATCCACTGCGACCGCTTCCCCGAGGAGTTCTCCATCATCGTCACCCTGCGGGCGCTGCGCCGCGCCGCCCAG AGGAACGAGTACATCTTCACGCTGATGGGGGAGGAGAGCCCCGGCGTGCTGGTGGGGCTGCGCTACGCCCCCGACAAGCTGCACTTCCTCTTCTGGAGCCAGGAGCGCGCCGGGGGATGGCAGAGCCGCGTCACCTTCCCCAACGTGTCCCTGTCCGACAGCCGCTGGCACACGCTCGTCCTGGCTGTGTCCGGACAGTCCTTCTCCCTGACGGTGGATTGCAGCGTCCCCAAGGATGT ATGCTTTGAAACTGTCCCTTTCTGTGAAACGTCTCCTCTGCCCGTCCCCAGGGTGGTGGAGACCCCATTTCCAGCCTCGCTGTCCGTGAGGAGAGCCAGCTTCTACCTGGgcaacaggaggaggaggaaaggccTGTTCACG GGCTTGCTGAGACAGCTtgtcctgctgccaggagctgatGCCACCCCCCGGATGTGCCACGGCTTGAACTTCAAAGTAGCAACGCTCTCTGTGCCCAGTGTCCTCCAGGATGTGCCTGCGAAGGCAGTGAGCAACGAGGTGCTCAAATACCCCTACG AGACTGACATGAAGGTGACCCTgggggcccggccccgctgctcCAAGCAGGAGAAGGCTCAGTTCTGGTTCAACGCCTCCCAGCGAGGGCTCTACCTCTGCAACGGCAGCACCTGGCTCTCCATGCTGGAAG TCCAACCCAGGCTGGACTACGTGGAGGAGCACCAGAAGCTGGTGACCAACTCGGAGACCATGGGCATTGAGGTGTTCACCatccccaggctggggctgtttgCAGCCACGGCCAACCGGCTGACACCCCCCGGCTCAGCCATCTACAGGTGGACTGACGGCAAGTTTGTGCACTACCAGAACATCCCCACACACCAGGCACAGTCCTGCAAGTATTTCACCATTGGGAAGAAG atcTTCCTGGCAGTGGCGAATTTTGAGCAGAACGAGAGGGGCCAGGAGTTCTCAGTGATTTTCAAGTGGAGCCGCAGGAAGGCGAAGTTCCTGGCGTACCAGAGGATCAGCACGCACAGCGCCCGCGACTGGGAGGCCTTTGTCATCCAGGGAGAGGCTTTCCTGGCTGTGGTCAACCACAGAGAAG GGAACAACCACAACATAGACAGTGTGATATACAGGTGGaaccccaggacagggctgttTGAAACTAACCAGACCATTCCTACCTCTGGAGCCTACGACTGGGAGTTCTTCACCATTGGGCCATATTCCTTCCTGGCTGTAGCCAACACATTCAATGGCACGTCCACTAGGATCTACTCACACATCTACATCTGGCTCAGGGGCTCCTTCCAGCTCTTCCAGTCTATCCTG ACATTTGGTGCAGCTGACTGGGAGGTTTTCCACATTGGGGACAGAGTGTTCCTGGCTGTTGCCAACAGCCACAGCTATGACAGTGGGATGCCAGCACCCTCCAACTTCTATGCCATCAACTCCTCCATCTATGAGCTGAACATCACGGCCCAGATGTTTGTTAAATTCCAGGACCTTCTCACCTACAG tgccctggaCTGGGAGTTCTTCTCAGTGGGAGACGACTCTTTCCTGGTGGTGGCCAACTCCTTCGATGGCTTCACCTTCTCTGTCAACAGCATCATCTACAG gTGGCAAGGCTACGAAGGCTTCGTGGCCGCCCACCAGCTCCCCACGGTGGGCTGCAGAGACTGGGAGGCGTTCCACACCGCCGAGGGCTCCTTCCTGCTCTACTCCAGCGCCAAGGAGCCGCTCTCCAAGGTGCTCAAGCTGAAAACCACCTGA
- the TSPEAR gene encoding thrombospondin-type laminin G domain and EAR repeat-containing protein isoform X2 codes for MSAPLLLWVVLLRWASGGGFIRAGRTWQHCTDLRPLDVLSEAVPAGGLARGMRVLQAQGLRGLQLSASRPRALAFPASRLFIHCDRFPEEFSIIVTLRALRRAAQRNEYIFTLMGEESPGVLVGLRYAPDKLHFLFWSQERAGGWQSRVTFPNVSLSDSRWHTLVLAVSGQSFSLTVDCSVPKDVVVETPFPASLSVRRASFYLGNRRRRKGLFTGLLRQLVLLPGADATPRMCHGLNFKVATLSVPSVLQDVPAKAVSNEVLKYPYETDMKVTLGARPRCSKQEKAQFWFNASQRGLYLCNGSTWLSMLEVQPRLDYVEEHQKLVTNSETMGIEVFTIPRLGLFAATANRLTPPGSAIYRWTDGKFVHYQNIPTHQAQSCKYFTIGKKIFLAVANFEQNERGQEFSVIFKWSRRKAKFLAYQRISTHSARDWEAFVIQGEAFLAVVNHREGNNHNIDSVIYRWNPRTGLFETNQTIPTSGAYDWEFFTIGPYSFLAVANTFNGTSTRIYSHIYIWLRGSFQLFQSILTFGAADWEVFHIGDRVFLAVANSHSYDSGMPAPSNFYAINSSIYELNITAQMFVKFQDLLTYRYLCTDSGCSLVCALPLSTPKVSQNPRMVWVGSDLKALPVPPLPWAGTPPTVPGCSKPCPAWPWALPGIPGQPQLLWAPCARASPLSVSICTCLSPGGLLQASHSQGLGLVGRVVGDGSLAPNPSGDWEKGLDLGMRVDFFQEQPWGEEQGFLCVFRVSETGVGWPHGDHLTCPSAHSLPSALDWEFFSVGDDSFLVVANSFDGFTFSVNSIIYRWQGYEGFVAAHQLPTVGCRDWEAFHTAEGSFLLYSSAKEPLSKVLKLKTT; via the exons ATGTCGGcgccactgctgctctgggtggTTCTGCTGCGCTGGGCCAGCGGCGGGGGCTTCATCCGGGCGGGCAGGACCTGGCAGCACTGCACAG ACCTGCGCCCTCTGGACGTGCTGTCGGAGGCGGTGCCGGCCGGGGGGCTGGCCCGGGGCATGCGGGTCCTGCAGGCGCAGGGGCTGCGAGGATTGCAGCTCTCGGCATCGCGGCCCCGAGCGCTGGCCTTCCCCGCCTCGAGGCTCTTCATCCACTGCGACCGCTTCCCCGAGGAGTTCTCCATCATCGTCACCCTGCGGGCGCTGCGCCGCGCCGCCCAG AGGAACGAGTACATCTTCACGCTGATGGGGGAGGAGAGCCCCGGCGTGCTGGTGGGGCTGCGCTACGCCCCCGACAAGCTGCACTTCCTCTTCTGGAGCCAGGAGCGCGCCGGGGGATGGCAGAGCCGCGTCACCTTCCCCAACGTGTCCCTGTCCGACAGCCGCTGGCACACGCTCGTCCTGGCTGTGTCCGGACAGTCCTTCTCCCTGACGGTGGATTGCAGCGTCCCCAAGGATGT GGTGGTGGAGACCCCATTTCCAGCCTCGCTGTCCGTGAGGAGAGCCAGCTTCTACCTGGgcaacaggaggaggaggaaaggccTGTTCACG GGCTTGCTGAGACAGCTtgtcctgctgccaggagctgatGCCACCCCCCGGATGTGCCACGGCTTGAACTTCAAAGTAGCAACGCTCTCTGTGCCCAGTGTCCTCCAGGATGTGCCTGCGAAGGCAGTGAGCAACGAGGTGCTCAAATACCCCTACG AGACTGACATGAAGGTGACCCTgggggcccggccccgctgctcCAAGCAGGAGAAGGCTCAGTTCTGGTTCAACGCCTCCCAGCGAGGGCTCTACCTCTGCAACGGCAGCACCTGGCTCTCCATGCTGGAAG TCCAACCCAGGCTGGACTACGTGGAGGAGCACCAGAAGCTGGTGACCAACTCGGAGACCATGGGCATTGAGGTGTTCACCatccccaggctggggctgtttgCAGCCACGGCCAACCGGCTGACACCCCCCGGCTCAGCCATCTACAGGTGGACTGACGGCAAGTTTGTGCACTACCAGAACATCCCCACACACCAGGCACAGTCCTGCAAGTATTTCACCATTGGGAAGAAG atcTTCCTGGCAGTGGCGAATTTTGAGCAGAACGAGAGGGGCCAGGAGTTCTCAGTGATTTTCAAGTGGAGCCGCAGGAAGGCGAAGTTCCTGGCGTACCAGAGGATCAGCACGCACAGCGCCCGCGACTGGGAGGCCTTTGTCATCCAGGGAGAGGCTTTCCTGGCTGTGGTCAACCACAGAGAAG GGAACAACCACAACATAGACAGTGTGATATACAGGTGGaaccccaggacagggctgttTGAAACTAACCAGACCATTCCTACCTCTGGAGCCTACGACTGGGAGTTCTTCACCATTGGGCCATATTCCTTCCTGGCTGTAGCCAACACATTCAATGGCACGTCCACTAGGATCTACTCACACATCTACATCTGGCTCAGGGGCTCCTTCCAGCTCTTCCAGTCTATCCTG ACATTTGGTGCAGCTGACTGGGAGGTTTTCCACATTGGGGACAGAGTGTTCCTGGCTGTTGCCAACAGCCACAGCTATGACAGTGGGATGCCAGCACCCTCCAACTTCTATGCCATCAACTCCTCCATCTATGAGCTGAACATCACGGCCCAGATGTTTGTTAAATTCCAGGACCTTCTCACCTACAGGTACCTGTGCACGGATTCAGGGTGCTCCTTGGTCTGTGCCCTTCCCCTGAGCACCCCAAAGGtctcacagaatcccagaatggtttgggtgggaagtgACCTTAAAGCCCTcccagttccacccctgccatgggcagggacacctcccactgtcccaggctgctccaagccctgtccagcctggccttgggcactgccagggatcccggggcagccacagctgctctgggcaccctgtgccagggcctctcctCTTTCAGTTTCAATCTGCACTTGCTTGTCTCCTGGAGGGCTCCTGCAGGCTTCACACTCCCAGGGACTGGGACTGGTGGGGAGGGTGGTGGGTGATGGCTCCTTGGCACCAAATCCCAGTGGGGACTGGGAGAAGGGCCTAGATTTGGGAATGAGGGTGGATTTCTTTCAGGAACAGCCTTGGGGGGAAGAGCAGGGTTTTCTGTGTGTCTTCAGGGTGTCAGAGACTGGGGTGGGCTGGCCACATGGGGAtcacctcacctgtccctctgctcattccctccccagtgccctggaCTGGGAGTTCTTCTCAGTGGGAGACGACTCTTTCCTGGTGGTGGCCAACTCCTTCGATGGCTTCACCTTCTCTGTCAACAGCATCATCTACAG gTGGCAAGGCTACGAAGGCTTCGTGGCCGCCCACCAGCTCCCCACGGTGGGCTGCAGAGACTGGGAGGCGTTCCACACCGCCGAGGGCTCCTTCCTGCTCTACTCCAGCGCCAAGGAGCCGCTCTCCAAGGTGCTCAAGCTGAAAACCACCTGA
- the TSPEAR gene encoding thrombospondin-type laminin G domain and EAR repeat-containing protein isoform X4: MSAPLLLWVVLLRWASGGGFIRAGRTWQHCTDLRPLDVLSEAVPAGGLARGMRVLQAQGLRGLQLSASRPRALAFPASRLFIHCDRFPEEFSIIVTLRALRRAAQRNEYIFTLMGEESPGVLVGLRYAPDKLHFLFWSQERAGGWQSRVTFPNVSLSDSRWHTLVLAVSGQSFSLTVDCSVPKDVVVETPFPASLSVRRASFYLGNRRRRKGLFTGLLRQLVLLPGADATPRMCHGLNFKVATLSVPSVLQDVPAKAVSNEVLKYPYETDMKVTLGARPRCSKQEKAQFWFNASQRGLYLCNGSTWLSMLEVQPRLDYVEEHQKLVTNSETMGIEVFTIPRLGLFAATANRLTPPGSAIYRWTDGKFVHYQNIPTHQAQSCKYFTIGKKIFLAVANFEQNERGQEFSVIFKWSRRKAKFLAYQRISTHSARDWEAFVIQGEAFLAVVNHREGNNHNIDSVIYRWNPRTGLFETNQTIPTSGAYDWEFFTIGPYSFLAVANTFNGTSTRIYSHIYIWLRGSFQLFQSILTFGAADWEVFHIGDRVFLAVANSHSYDSGMPAPSNFYAINSSIYELNITAQMFVKFQDLLTYSALDWEFFSVGDDSFLVVANSFDGFTFSVNSIIYRWQGYEGFVAAHQLPTVGCRDWEAFHTAEGSFLLYSSAKEPLSKVLKLKTT; this comes from the exons ATGTCGGcgccactgctgctctgggtggTTCTGCTGCGCTGGGCCAGCGGCGGGGGCTTCATCCGGGCGGGCAGGACCTGGCAGCACTGCACAG ACCTGCGCCCTCTGGACGTGCTGTCGGAGGCGGTGCCGGCCGGGGGGCTGGCCCGGGGCATGCGGGTCCTGCAGGCGCAGGGGCTGCGAGGATTGCAGCTCTCGGCATCGCGGCCCCGAGCGCTGGCCTTCCCCGCCTCGAGGCTCTTCATCCACTGCGACCGCTTCCCCGAGGAGTTCTCCATCATCGTCACCCTGCGGGCGCTGCGCCGCGCCGCCCAG AGGAACGAGTACATCTTCACGCTGATGGGGGAGGAGAGCCCCGGCGTGCTGGTGGGGCTGCGCTACGCCCCCGACAAGCTGCACTTCCTCTTCTGGAGCCAGGAGCGCGCCGGGGGATGGCAGAGCCGCGTCACCTTCCCCAACGTGTCCCTGTCCGACAGCCGCTGGCACACGCTCGTCCTGGCTGTGTCCGGACAGTCCTTCTCCCTGACGGTGGATTGCAGCGTCCCCAAGGATGT GGTGGTGGAGACCCCATTTCCAGCCTCGCTGTCCGTGAGGAGAGCCAGCTTCTACCTGGgcaacaggaggaggaggaaaggccTGTTCACG GGCTTGCTGAGACAGCTtgtcctgctgccaggagctgatGCCACCCCCCGGATGTGCCACGGCTTGAACTTCAAAGTAGCAACGCTCTCTGTGCCCAGTGTCCTCCAGGATGTGCCTGCGAAGGCAGTGAGCAACGAGGTGCTCAAATACCCCTACG AGACTGACATGAAGGTGACCCTgggggcccggccccgctgctcCAAGCAGGAGAAGGCTCAGTTCTGGTTCAACGCCTCCCAGCGAGGGCTCTACCTCTGCAACGGCAGCACCTGGCTCTCCATGCTGGAAG TCCAACCCAGGCTGGACTACGTGGAGGAGCACCAGAAGCTGGTGACCAACTCGGAGACCATGGGCATTGAGGTGTTCACCatccccaggctggggctgtttgCAGCCACGGCCAACCGGCTGACACCCCCCGGCTCAGCCATCTACAGGTGGACTGACGGCAAGTTTGTGCACTACCAGAACATCCCCACACACCAGGCACAGTCCTGCAAGTATTTCACCATTGGGAAGAAG atcTTCCTGGCAGTGGCGAATTTTGAGCAGAACGAGAGGGGCCAGGAGTTCTCAGTGATTTTCAAGTGGAGCCGCAGGAAGGCGAAGTTCCTGGCGTACCAGAGGATCAGCACGCACAGCGCCCGCGACTGGGAGGCCTTTGTCATCCAGGGAGAGGCTTTCCTGGCTGTGGTCAACCACAGAGAAG GGAACAACCACAACATAGACAGTGTGATATACAGGTGGaaccccaggacagggctgttTGAAACTAACCAGACCATTCCTACCTCTGGAGCCTACGACTGGGAGTTCTTCACCATTGGGCCATATTCCTTCCTGGCTGTAGCCAACACATTCAATGGCACGTCCACTAGGATCTACTCACACATCTACATCTGGCTCAGGGGCTCCTTCCAGCTCTTCCAGTCTATCCTG ACATTTGGTGCAGCTGACTGGGAGGTTTTCCACATTGGGGACAGAGTGTTCCTGGCTGTTGCCAACAGCCACAGCTATGACAGTGGGATGCCAGCACCCTCCAACTTCTATGCCATCAACTCCTCCATCTATGAGCTGAACATCACGGCCCAGATGTTTGTTAAATTCCAGGACCTTCTCACCTACAG tgccctggaCTGGGAGTTCTTCTCAGTGGGAGACGACTCTTTCCTGGTGGTGGCCAACTCCTTCGATGGCTTCACCTTCTCTGTCAACAGCATCATCTACAG gTGGCAAGGCTACGAAGGCTTCGTGGCCGCCCACCAGCTCCCCACGGTGGGCTGCAGAGACTGGGAGGCGTTCCACACCGCCGAGGGCTCCTTCCTGCTCTACTCCAGCGCCAAGGAGCCGCTCTCCAAGGTGCTCAAGCTGAAAACCACCTGA
- the TSPEAR gene encoding thrombospondin-type laminin G domain and EAR repeat-containing protein isoform X5, translated as MSAPLLLWVVLLRWASGGGFIRAGRTWQHCTDLRPLDVLSEAVPAGGLARGMRVLQAQGLRGLQLSASRPRALAFPASRLFIHCDRFPEEFSIIVTLRVPARALPQRNEYIFTLMGEESPGVLVGLRYAPDKLHFLFWSQERAGGWQSRVTFPNVSLSDSRWHTLVLAVSGQSFSLTVDCSVPKDVVVETPFPASLSVRRASFYLGNRRRRKGLFTGLLRQLVLLPGADATPRMCHGLNFKVATLSVPSVLQDVPAKAVSNEVLKYPYETDMKVTLGARPRCSKQEKAQFWFNASQRGLYLCNGSTWLSMLEVQPRLDYVEEHQKLVTNSETMGIEVFTIPRLGLFAATANRLTPPGSAIYRWTDGKFVHYQNIPTHQAQSCKYFTIGKKIFLAVANFEQNERGQEFSVIFKWSRRKAKFLAYQRISTHSARDWEAFVIQGEAFLAVVNHREGNNHNIDSVIYRWNPRTGLFETNQTIPTSGAYDWEFFTIGPYSFLAVANTFNGTSTRIYSHIYIWLRGSFQLFQSILTFGAADWEVFHIGDRVFLAVANSHSYDSGMPAPSNFYAINSSIYELNITAQMFVKFQDLLTYSALDWEFFSVGDDSFLVVANSFDGFTFSVNSIIYRWQGYEGFVAAHQLPTVGCRDWEAFHTAEGSFLLYSSAKEPLSKVLKLKTT; from the exons ATGTCGGcgccactgctgctctgggtggTTCTGCTGCGCTGGGCCAGCGGCGGGGGCTTCATCCGGGCGGGCAGGACCTGGCAGCACTGCACAG ACCTGCGCCCTCTGGACGTGCTGTCGGAGGCGGTGCCGGCCGGGGGGCTGGCCCGGGGCATGCGGGTCCTGCAGGCGCAGGGGCTGCGAGGATTGCAGCTCTCGGCATCGCGGCCCCGAGCGCTGGCCTTCCCCGCCTCGAGGCTCTTCATCCACTGCGACCGCTTCCCCGAGGAGTTCTCCATCATCGTCACCCTGCGG GTGCCAGCCCGTGCCCTCCCGCAGAGGAACGAGTACATCTTCACGCTGATGGGGGAGGAGAGCCCCGGCGTGCTGGTGGGGCTGCGCTACGCCCCCGACAAGCTGCACTTCCTCTTCTGGAGCCAGGAGCGCGCCGGGGGATGGCAGAGCCGCGTCACCTTCCCCAACGTGTCCCTGTCCGACAGCCGCTGGCACACGCTCGTCCTGGCTGTGTCCGGACAGTCCTTCTCCCTGACGGTGGATTGCAGCGTCCCCAAGGATGT GGTGGTGGAGACCCCATTTCCAGCCTCGCTGTCCGTGAGGAGAGCCAGCTTCTACCTGGgcaacaggaggaggaggaaaggccTGTTCACG GGCTTGCTGAGACAGCTtgtcctgctgccaggagctgatGCCACCCCCCGGATGTGCCACGGCTTGAACTTCAAAGTAGCAACGCTCTCTGTGCCCAGTGTCCTCCAGGATGTGCCTGCGAAGGCAGTGAGCAACGAGGTGCTCAAATACCCCTACG AGACTGACATGAAGGTGACCCTgggggcccggccccgctgctcCAAGCAGGAGAAGGCTCAGTTCTGGTTCAACGCCTCCCAGCGAGGGCTCTACCTCTGCAACGGCAGCACCTGGCTCTCCATGCTGGAAG TCCAACCCAGGCTGGACTACGTGGAGGAGCACCAGAAGCTGGTGACCAACTCGGAGACCATGGGCATTGAGGTGTTCACCatccccaggctggggctgtttgCAGCCACGGCCAACCGGCTGACACCCCCCGGCTCAGCCATCTACAGGTGGACTGACGGCAAGTTTGTGCACTACCAGAACATCCCCACACACCAGGCACAGTCCTGCAAGTATTTCACCATTGGGAAGAAG atcTTCCTGGCAGTGGCGAATTTTGAGCAGAACGAGAGGGGCCAGGAGTTCTCAGTGATTTTCAAGTGGAGCCGCAGGAAGGCGAAGTTCCTGGCGTACCAGAGGATCAGCACGCACAGCGCCCGCGACTGGGAGGCCTTTGTCATCCAGGGAGAGGCTTTCCTGGCTGTGGTCAACCACAGAGAAG GGAACAACCACAACATAGACAGTGTGATATACAGGTGGaaccccaggacagggctgttTGAAACTAACCAGACCATTCCTACCTCTGGAGCCTACGACTGGGAGTTCTTCACCATTGGGCCATATTCCTTCCTGGCTGTAGCCAACACATTCAATGGCACGTCCACTAGGATCTACTCACACATCTACATCTGGCTCAGGGGCTCCTTCCAGCTCTTCCAGTCTATCCTG ACATTTGGTGCAGCTGACTGGGAGGTTTTCCACATTGGGGACAGAGTGTTCCTGGCTGTTGCCAACAGCCACAGCTATGACAGTGGGATGCCAGCACCCTCCAACTTCTATGCCATCAACTCCTCCATCTATGAGCTGAACATCACGGCCCAGATGTTTGTTAAATTCCAGGACCTTCTCACCTACAG tgccctggaCTGGGAGTTCTTCTCAGTGGGAGACGACTCTTTCCTGGTGGTGGCCAACTCCTTCGATGGCTTCACCTTCTCTGTCAACAGCATCATCTACAG gTGGCAAGGCTACGAAGGCTTCGTGGCCGCCCACCAGCTCCCCACGGTGGGCTGCAGAGACTGGGAGGCGTTCCACACCGCCGAGGGCTCCTTCCTGCTCTACTCCAGCGCCAAGGAGCCGCTCTCCAAGGTGCTCAAGCTGAAAACCACCTGA